One genomic window of Danio rerio strain Tuebingen ecotype United States chromosome 24, GRCz12tu, whole genome shotgun sequence includes the following:
- the amer2 gene encoding APC membrane recruitment protein 2 (The RefSeq protein has 5 substitutions compared to this genomic sequence) translates to MEVQTECSEPPPCDPQPPGKLNKAAFKLFGKRKSGSSMPSIFSVRNKGESTGKAAGKTLELVRSKTHDGLITDTPSELDSHRKEGSASSDQLHAGTPDGVSTAPLRSSITKSFSFFSLLRRSSSRAGDGTTTVGRRGRGLKGLFSSMRWRRKPQIQEDTLEVAKEVKEGDLILSSSSGSVKTEKDMTLTLEPLPQVFEESPLPGDSDKWKVASMQEIQGTNEVECGNCGPSVSQQHTVTEESPAPSPLRVQTGGFQNHKHSSSTHLSSIPTCALTPPMEHSTADPQSEQSVDRLCSMFTDVTSLKSFDSLTGCGDIIADPEEDSGNGGSATSSGTGSSSGGCMGRRLSGAGTNSERCSPAKPPLPPQVSSLASIHASCYMPAHQRPRAAPKKPQGSGVVAYMGGGEEMASPEGVDDADMQGLWHMLPQKDEDSPAPRRAEPVLHHAPARLEKRPPQVKALGLSKIPVSGSSKTGKQQPSRPSPPPVDKELQDAPPSDEGYWDSPTPGPEDEDSTFLRRDGLLRDSCSGDALYDLYDPDSPSAAGSDDDASSPTKSAGDLKMNLPSPKCSSSATSSFRSMKGNTSLPRDSKIPISVRQTPPSHSSSQGALSSNLSPTSTTPPKKTDAPPRTKIPVSKVPVRRSGGKSTSTSQSRK, encoded by the coding sequence ATGGAGGTTCAAACGGAATGCAGTGAACCACCTCCATGTGACCCTCAACCACCAGGAAAGCTCAACAAAGCCGCCTTCAAGCTGTTTGGCAAGCGTAAGTCCGGCAGCAGCATGCCGAGCATCTTCTCTGTCAGAAACAAAGGGGAGTCCACCGGTAAAGCTGCTGGCAAGACACAGGAGCTTGTTAGGAGCAAAACCCACGATGGCTTAATAACGGACACTCCTTCGGAGCTTGACAGCCACCGGAAAGAGGAATCTGCCAGTAGTGACCAGCTCCACGCCGGCACACCAGATGGTGTGTCCACCGCCCCCCTCCGCAGCTCCATCACCAAGTCTTTCAGCTTCTTCTCTTTACTGCGCCGGAGCAGCAGCCGTGCAGGGGATGGAACTACTACAGTGGGACGGAGAGGACGAGGACTTAAGGGGCTTTTCAGCAGCATGCGTTGGCGGCGGAAGCCCCAGATTCAAGAGGACACCTTGGAGGTGGCTAAGGAGGTAAAAGAGGGAGACTTAATTCTTTCCTCTAGCTCTggcagtgtgaaaacagagaaAGACATGACATTGACTCTTGAGCCCCTGCCGCAAGTGTTTGAAGAGTCTCCTCTCCCAGGGGATTCTGACAAATGGAAGGTAGCATCTATGCAGGAAATACAGGGTACTAATGAAGTGGAGTGTGGGAACTGCGGCCCTTCTGTTTCTCAACAACATACAGTCACCGAAGAGTCTCCAGCTCCTTCTCCACTACGAGTCCAGACAGGAGGGCTCCAAAATCATAAACATAGCAGTTCGACACACCTGTCCTCCATTCCAACCTGTGCTTTAACGCCTCCAATGGAGCACAGTACAGCCGACCCACAATCTGAGCAGTCTGTGGATCGTCTATGCTCCATGTTCACTGATGTTACTTCACTAAAAAGCTTTGATTCTTTAACAGGCTGTGGTGACATCATCGCTGACCCAGAAGAGGATTCTGGGAATGGGGGAAGTGCCACAAGCAGTGGAACCGGTAGCAGTAGTGGGGGCTGCATGGGTCGTAGATTAAGTGGAGCTGGGACAAACTCGGAGAGATGCTCTCCTGCCAAGCCCCCACTTCCTCCTCAGGTCAGTAGTCTTGCATCTATACATGCTTCGTGCTACATGCCAGCCCACCAAAGACCACGTGCGGCTCTGAAAAAGCCACAGGGTAGTGGAGTTGTTGCTTACATGGGTGGAGGGGAAGAAATGGCTAGTCCTGAGGGTGTTGATGATGCTGATATGCAGGGTCTTTGGCATATGTTGCCACAAAAGGATGAAGACTCCCCTGCTCCACGTCGGGCAGAGCCCGTTTTGCATCATGCTCCGGCCCGACTTGAGAAAAGGCCACCTCAAGTGAAGGCGCTCGGCCTCAGTAAGATCCCTGTGAGTGGAAGTAGCAAGACGGGAAAGCAGCAGCCCTCACGCCCCTCACCTCCTCCTGTCGATAAAGAGCTTCAGGATGCTCCACCAAGTGATGAAGGCTACTGGGACTCCCCCACACCTGGCCCAGAGGATGAGGACAGCACTTTTCTTCGTCGGGATGGCCTGCTGAGGGACAGTTGCTCGGGGGATGCACTCTATGACCTCTATGATCCTGACAGTCCTAGTGCTGCGGGCTCAGACGATGATGCAAGTTCACCAACAAAATCTGCAGGTGATCTAAAAATGAACTTGCCTTCCCCAAAATGCTCGTCTTCCGCCACTTCTTCATTCCGTTCTATGAAAGGCAGCACCAGCCTACCTCGAGATTCCAAGATACCCATTAGCGTGAGGCAAACACCACCATCCCATTCTTCCAGTCAAGGAGCGCTGTCTTCCAATCTTAGCCCTACTTCAACCACCCCTCCTAAAAAGACGGATGCCCCACCACGTACTAAAATACCTGTCTCAAAAGTTCCAGTCCGTCGTTCTGGCGGCAAGAGCACCTCCACATCACAAAGCAGGAAGTAG